Proteins from a genomic interval of Sporolactobacillus sp. Y61:
- a CDS encoding aminotransferase, translating to MELKTNYLAHHVQTLKPSGIRKFFDATAGMTGVISLGVGEPDFVTPWNVREAAILSLEDGYTSYTANAGLPALREEIARYIENYFCVTYHPDSEIIVTVGASEAIDISLRAILDPGDEVLVVEPCFVSYAPLVTLAGGVPVTVEAKKENQFKVTAAQLEAACTERTKAIMICSPNNPTGAMLNKDEMERIAAVARKHDLLILSDEIYAELVYDELYTSFAALDDMRERTILVSGFSKDLAMTGWRIGFVCAPKEIAEGMLKIHQYTIMCASTMAQYAALEGLKSGRKEVNEMRKSYRQRRNYIVESLNEIGLDCPKPEGAFYTFPSVASTGLSSEVFAKRLLQTEKVVVVPGNAFGDCGEGYVRCSYATSMAQLQEAMTRMKRFVESVW from the coding sequence ATGGAACTGAAGACGAACTATCTGGCCCATCATGTCCAAACGCTCAAGCCGTCGGGGATCCGCAAGTTTTTTGATGCAACGGCGGGAATGACCGGGGTGATCTCTCTCGGGGTCGGTGAGCCGGATTTTGTCACACCCTGGAATGTACGGGAAGCGGCAATTTTATCACTTGAAGACGGTTATACTTCTTATACAGCCAATGCAGGATTGCCTGCGCTGCGCGAAGAAATTGCCCGTTATATTGAAAATTATTTCTGCGTGACCTATCATCCGGATTCGGAGATCATCGTGACAGTCGGCGCGAGTGAAGCTATTGACATCTCACTGCGGGCAATTCTCGACCCGGGCGATGAGGTTCTCGTTGTCGAACCCTGTTTTGTTTCTTATGCGCCGCTTGTCACACTGGCGGGCGGCGTGCCTGTCACTGTCGAGGCAAAAAAAGAAAACCAGTTCAAAGTGACGGCCGCGCAGCTCGAGGCTGCCTGTACGGAGCGGACAAAAGCGATCATGATCTGTTCGCCAAACAACCCGACAGGGGCCATGCTGAACAAGGATGAGATGGAACGAATTGCAGCGGTGGCCAGGAAGCACGACCTGCTGATTCTGTCTGATGAAATATATGCGGAACTGGTCTATGATGAGCTTTACACAAGCTTTGCTGCTCTGGATGATATGCGGGAACGAACCATTCTGGTCAGTGGTTTCTCCAAAGATCTGGCCATGACCGGATGGCGAATTGGGTTTGTCTGTGCTCCGAAAGAGATTGCGGAAGGCATGCTGAAGATCCACCAGTATACCATCATGTGCGCATCGACTATGGCTCAGTATGCCGCTCTGGAAGGTCTGAAGAGTGGACGTAAGGAAGTTAACGAGATGCGGAAAAGTTACCGGCAGCGCCGCAATTATATCGTAGAGTCGCTGAACGAAATAGGACTTGACTGTCCAAAGCCGGAAGGGGCTTTTTATACCTTCCCGTCAGTAGCGTCGACCGGACTTAGCTCAGAGGTATTTGCGAAGCGTCTCCTGCAAACAGAAAAAGTTGTTGTTGTACCCGGTAATGCCTTCGGAGACTGCGGCGAAGGCTATGTGCGCTGCAGCTACGCAACCTCAATGGCACAGCTTCAGGAAGCGATGACCCGAATGAAACGTTTTGTAGAGAGTGTCTGGTAA
- a CDS encoding Lrp/AsnC family transcriptional regulator has protein sequence MKLTATEIEIAEILEKDARLSNEEVAKMTDLSLEQTREIIKKLEEQKVIVRYVTLVDWGKIDGHQGVTAMIDVKVTPKRDVGFNKVAERIYRHSEVKSVYLMSGTYDLSVVVEGHSVNEVAHFVTQKLSTIEGVISTTTHFVLKKFKHDGTVYDQDQKDNRIVVSP, from the coding sequence ATGAAACTAACTGCAACAGAAATTGAAATTGCTGAAATATTAGAGAAAGATGCCCGCTTGTCCAATGAAGAAGTGGCTAAAATGACTGATCTCAGTCTGGAACAAACACGTGAAATAATAAAAAAACTGGAAGAGCAGAAAGTCATTGTCAGGTACGTTACGCTTGTCGACTGGGGGAAAATTGACGGCCATCAGGGCGTAACGGCAATGATTGATGTCAAGGTCACACCAAAACGCGATGTCGGGTTTAATAAAGTGGCTGAGCGCATCTACCGTCACAGTGAAGTCAAATCAGTTTATCTGATGTCCGGCACCTATGACCTGTCCGTGGTCGTAGAAGGGCATTCCGTTAATGAGGTGGCTCATTTTGTCACACAGAAATTATCAACTATAGAGGGCGTCATCTCAACCACCACCCATTTCGTGCTGAAAAAATTCAAACATGACGGCACCGTGTATGATCAGGATCAGAAAGATAATCGAATTGTGGTGTCGCCGTGA
- a CDS encoding glycosyltransferase family 4 protein: MRLAYICTEKLPLPAIRGGAIQMMIDGVAPDLAAEHQLTIFSVTDPALSDREVKNHICYIRLPQEAYSDHVAKEITQHTFDVIHVFNRPKDVIKYKKACPQSRFVLSLHNEMFHPDKISDFEGRQAIDSVNRLMTVSRYIKDSVIRRFPQAGKKTDVVYSGADLNRYYPVWTIKGRTVRSNTRARLGIKDKKVILFVGRLSPSKGPHMLIQAMKYLLDDHPDAVLVIAGGKWFSDNGSNPYVNFLYQLAEPIRTHVIFTKYVPSDQIPDLFPAADLFVCSSQWQEPLARVHYEAMAAGVPVVTTDRGGILR, encoded by the coding sequence ATGAGACTGGCATACATTTGTACGGAAAAACTTCCGTTACCTGCAATCAGAGGCGGTGCGATACAGATGATGATCGATGGAGTGGCGCCTGATCTGGCGGCTGAACATCAGCTGACAATCTTCTCCGTCACAGATCCCGCCTTATCGGACCGTGAAGTAAAAAATCATATTTGTTACATCCGCCTGCCTCAAGAAGCTTATTCGGATCACGTGGCAAAAGAAATCACACAACACACATTTGATGTGATTCATGTATTCAATCGTCCGAAAGATGTGATTAAGTATAAAAAAGCCTGCCCGCAATCCCGTTTCGTCCTGAGTCTGCATAACGAAATGTTTCATCCTGATAAAATATCGGATTTCGAAGGTCGGCAGGCGATTGATTCAGTGAACCGCTTAATGACAGTCAGTCGTTACATTAAGGACTCTGTCATTCGCCGTTTTCCGCAGGCCGGCAAAAAAACGGATGTTGTTTATTCCGGAGCTGATTTAAATCGCTACTACCCTGTCTGGACGATCAAGGGAAGAACGGTTCGTTCAAACACGCGTGCCAGACTGGGCATAAAAGATAAGAAAGTCATCCTTTTTGTCGGCAGACTGAGTCCGTCTAAAGGCCCGCATATGCTGATCCAGGCCATGAAATATCTTCTTGACGACCATCCAGATGCTGTGCTCGTCATTGCGGGAGGGAAATGGTTCAGCGATAACGGGAGCAACCCTTATGTGAATTTTCTCTATCAGCTGGCTGAACCGATTCGTACACATGTGATATTTACAAAATATGTCCCCTCTGACCAAATCCCCGACCTCTTTCCTGCTGCGGATCTCTTCGTCTGCAGTTCCCAGTGGCAGGAACCCCTGGCCAGGGTTCATTATGAGGCGATGGCAGCCGGAGTACCGGTAGTGACTACCGATCGCGGGGGAATACTGAGGTAG
- a CDS encoding glycosyltransferase — MKQHVNGLVLEKYDRVGSFVQAIDYLLSNPFTASRLGRNGRLFVEANHDFSHVADRLLRLYNGVIRRDPVSLSASDFRY; from the coding sequence GTGAAGCAACATGTAAACGGCCTGGTTCTGGAAAAATATGATCGGGTGGGATCTTTCGTTCAGGCCATCGACTATCTGTTATCTAATCCCTTTACTGCTTCCCGTCTGGGTCGAAATGGTCGCTTATTTGTTGAGGCTAATCATGATTTCAGCCATGTTGCGGACCGCCTCCTGCGTCTGTACAACGGCGTGATCCGCAGGGATCCGGTCTCTCTGTCTGCCTCTGATTTTCGCTATTAG
- a CDS encoding CotS family spore coat protein, with amino-acid sequence MIDEQYKKRIEQNHKDLLGVLQHYPVEPGKITLLPSRGGRSKWLIETDKGNMFLRLETINPKRMLFIAGAHWYLQQKGFPIAKLIPTRNGGLCLSGGNHIYLMTEANEGKGVQYYEREEIMKTMGFIGAFHKASVGYSPVKGSKKRTRIGKWKKLYQWKIQELESNMKLAMAADANDTFSQLFIEHADQMLKRGKEALKELDQPAFSDWTRETMESGMFCQQDFTMARMIMKDNQVFMKDLHSITIDLPARDLRILMNKVMKKLSVWDRDLAYDMLQAYDQVFPLKKEYYQVLLTDLKFPHLFCGLAHKYYLEQKKSWGDEKYLMYLRNIIAVEQSKQAFLADFDQLISRVKGGVS; translated from the coding sequence GTGATTGATGAACAATATAAAAAACGTATAGAACAAAATCATAAAGACTTATTAGGTGTGCTTCAGCATTATCCGGTAGAACCCGGGAAAATAACTCTGCTGCCCTCAAGAGGTGGCCGGTCAAAATGGCTGATTGAAACCGATAAAGGCAATATGTTTCTAAGACTTGAGACGATCAATCCGAAAAGAATGCTGTTTATTGCCGGTGCTCACTGGTATCTGCAGCAAAAAGGTTTCCCCATTGCCAAATTGATTCCGACCCGGAACGGAGGGCTTTGTCTGTCCGGAGGCAACCATATTTATCTCATGACAGAAGCAAATGAGGGGAAAGGCGTTCAGTATTACGAACGCGAAGAGATCATGAAAACGATGGGTTTTATCGGGGCTTTCCACAAAGCATCTGTCGGATACAGCCCGGTAAAAGGGAGTAAGAAGCGAACCCGGATCGGTAAATGGAAAAAGCTTTATCAATGGAAAATTCAGGAACTTGAAAGCAATATGAAACTGGCAATGGCTGCTGATGCCAATGACACTTTCTCCCAACTCTTTATTGAACATGCGGATCAAATGTTAAAAAGGGGTAAAGAAGCACTGAAAGAGCTTGATCAGCCGGCTTTCTCAGATTGGACCCGTGAGACCATGGAATCAGGGATGTTTTGTCAGCAAGATTTTACCATGGCACGCATGATTATGAAAGACAATCAGGTTTTTATGAAAGATCTTCATTCAATCACGATCGATCTTCCTGCCCGTGATCTGCGAATTCTGATGAATAAAGTGATGAAAAAACTTTCTGTGTGGGATCGGGATCTGGCTTACGATATGCTGCAGGCCTATGATCAGGTCTTTCCATTAAAAAAAGAGTATTATCAGGTCCTGCTTACAGATCTGAAATTTCCACATTTGTTTTGCGGGCTTGCCCATAAATACTATCTTGAACAAAAGAAATCCTGGGGCGATGAAAAATATCTGATGTATCTGCGCAATATTATCGCGGTTGAACAATCCAAACAAGCATTTCTGGCAGATTTTGATCAGCTGATCAGCAGGGTTAAAGGTGGTGTATCGTAA
- a CDS encoding glycosyltransferase family 4 protein codes for MKIAMIATEKLPVPAIRGGAIQIYLQSSAEIIAKNHEVTMISIQDPDLPDEETINGIHYVRFPASNYLNTLVDLVKESSFDIIHLCNRPSWVAQVKQAAPVSKIVLSVHNEMFSKGKLAQEQGEQCISDVSAVVTVSDFIRKSITDRFPEAEKKAITVYSGVDLDAYHPAWTEEGRKIRENMRKRAGLEGRKIILFVGRLSKVKGPHILLQAIPEITKRHPDAMLVFVGSKWFGDDQVNNYVRHLYTLGAMHIDHVTFIKFVKPRDIPGFYTMSDIFVCCSQWQEPLARVHYEAMAAGLPIITTDRGGNAEVIRDGENGRVITHFSDPLQYATRINELLDEDERRKSIGEQGRRIAEERFGWETVAGNLVRVYEGV; via the coding sequence ATGAAAATTGCCATGATTGCCACGGAAAAATTACCTGTTCCTGCAATTCGGGGCGGAGCCATACAAATCTATCTGCAGTCTTCTGCCGAGATTATAGCGAAAAATCATGAGGTCACAATGATTTCCATACAGGATCCCGACCTCCCTGATGAGGAAACAATCAACGGTATCCATTATGTTCGTTTTCCCGCATCAAATTATCTGAACACGCTGGTTGATCTGGTGAAGGAAAGCTCATTTGATATCATTCACCTGTGCAACCGGCCGTCCTGGGTTGCACAGGTGAAACAGGCGGCTCCTGTGAGCAAGATCGTACTTAGTGTCCATAATGAAATGTTTTCTAAAGGAAAACTGGCTCAGGAACAGGGGGAACAGTGTATCAGCGATGTGTCGGCCGTCGTGACTGTCAGTGATTTTATTCGGAAGTCGATAACCGATCGATTCCCGGAAGCTGAGAAAAAAGCAATAACTGTATATTCCGGAGTGGATCTTGACGCGTATCATCCGGCCTGGACCGAAGAAGGCAGGAAAATTCGTGAGAACATGAGGAAGCGGGCGGGACTTGAGGGGAGAAAGATCATCCTGTTTGTCGGAAGACTGAGCAAGGTCAAGGGACCACATATCCTTCTTCAGGCCATCCCGGAAATCACAAAAAGACATCCGGATGCAATGCTGGTCTTCGTCGGTTCCAAATGGTTTGGTGATGATCAGGTGAACAATTACGTCAGGCATCTCTATACCCTGGGTGCGATGCATATCGATCATGTGACCTTTATCAAATTTGTCAAACCGCGGGATATACCCGGCTTTTACACGATGTCTGATATTTTTGTCTGCTGCTCACAGTGGCAGGAACCACTTGCACGAGTGCATTATGAAGCCATGGCAGCCGGCCTCCCGATTATTACTACAGATCGAGGCGGTAATGCTGAAGTGATCCGTGACGGTGAGAACGGACGGGTAATTACTCATTTTTCAGACCCTCTGCAATACGCAACGCGGATCAATGAGTTACTCGATGAAGATGAGAGGCGTAAAAGTATCGGGGAGCAGGGCAGAAGGATAGCCGAAGAAAGATTTGGCTGGGAAACCGTCGCCGGGAATCTGGTTCGTGTTTACGAAGGGGTTTAG
- a CDS encoding CotS family spore coat protein translates to MVEKLIRLASSILKYWDISVSQIELIQGGQMALVWKIMTDRGPLCLKRIHRPEKKALFSIYAQDYLAKKGSRVPGIIPNKRGHLYTRQGPFLFVVYNWIVGRPFDLTVSEDLDWIMRGLAQYHIDSEGYIPPEGIPVFSKLGQWPNHYIKRCQQMESWKKIAAELPDDPFSQLYLSEIDHHIAFGRQTLNKLLDSGYTEWVTESLENPHLCHQDYGTGNTLLSDQETWIIDLDTTTFDLPIRDLRKMIIPLMGDQGEWNDDLFNRMIESYEKVTKLTEAQKKIMFTDMLFPYELYETANEKFGRKNDLPADELEKALTYEERKGKEIVKRMN, encoded by the coding sequence ATGGTTGAGAAACTGATCAGACTGGCTTCTTCCATCCTGAAATACTGGGATATATCAGTCAGTCAGATCGAACTGATTCAGGGCGGACAGATGGCACTCGTCTGGAAAATCATGACCGATCGCGGCCCACTCTGTCTGAAACGAATTCATCGGCCGGAAAAAAAGGCTCTATTCTCCATTTATGCACAGGATTATCTGGCCAAAAAAGGCTCACGAGTTCCCGGCATTATTCCAAATAAGCGCGGGCACCTATATACCAGACAGGGACCTTTTTTATTTGTGGTGTACAACTGGATTGTCGGACGGCCATTTGATTTAACGGTATCTGAAGATCTTGACTGGATCATGAGGGGACTTGCACAATATCACATCGACTCAGAAGGATATATTCCACCGGAAGGTATTCCGGTGTTTTCCAAACTCGGACAGTGGCCGAACCATTACATTAAGCGATGCCAGCAGATGGAATCCTGGAAGAAGATTGCTGCTGAACTGCCGGATGATCCTTTCTCTCAATTGTACTTATCAGAGATCGACCATCATATTGCTTTCGGGCGTCAAACGCTAAATAAGCTTCTGGATTCAGGTTATACAGAATGGGTTACCGAGAGCCTGGAAAACCCGCACCTGTGCCATCAGGACTATGGAACAGGAAACACGCTTTTATCAGACCAGGAGACATGGATCATTGATCTGGATACGACAACCTTTGATCTGCCCATCCGTGATTTACGAAAGATGATTATTCCGCTGATGGGAGATCAGGGTGAATGGAATGATGACCTGTTCAACAGGATGATTGAATCTTATGAGAAGGTAACAAAGCTTACTGAAGCGCAAAAAAAGATTATGTTCACCGATATGCTTTTCCCTTATGAACTTTACGAAACAGCAAATGAAAAATTCGGCAGAAAAAATGATCTTCCGGCAGATGAACTGGAGAAGGCATTAACTTATGAAGAACGAAAAGGGAAAGAAATAGTTAAACGGATGAATTAA
- the gpmA gene encoding 2,3-diphosphoglycerate-dependent phosphoglycerate mutase, with amino-acid sequence MKLVIVRHGESKYNKLNLFSGWEDVPLTDHGIDEAKTAGRLISETDIPFDVVFTSVLKRAIQSMNYILNEMDQNWLPVYKTWRLNERSYGALQRLNKAETADRMGKEKVSHWRKGYDALPPLLSMDDPRHPVHDRRYAEVDPRFLPAGESLKTTLYRVLPFWTDHIAPHLIAGENVLIVSHRNTLRALVKYIEKISDKDIVHVDVPTGVPVMYDFDRNLNIIVKKELSGAPSVSE; translated from the coding sequence ATGAAGCTCGTGATTGTCAGACATGGTGAAAGTAAATATAATAAATTAAACCTTTTTTCCGGATGGGAAGATGTTCCGCTTACTGACCATGGCATTGATGAAGCCAAAACCGCAGGCAGGCTGATCAGTGAAACAGATATCCCTTTCGATGTTGTTTTTACCTCCGTCCTTAAACGCGCGATCCAATCGATGAACTATATCTTAAATGAAATGGACCAGAACTGGCTGCCCGTTTATAAAACGTGGCGGTTAAACGAACGCAGCTATGGCGCTCTGCAACGGTTGAATAAAGCGGAAACGGCAGATCGTATGGGTAAGGAAAAGGTCAGTCACTGGAGAAAGGGCTATGATGCTTTGCCGCCGCTTCTCAGCATGGATGATCCACGTCATCCGGTACATGACAGAAGATATGCCGAAGTTGATCCGCGTTTTCTGCCCGCCGGAGAAAGTTTAAAGACGACTCTTTATCGGGTACTCCCCTTCTGGACAGATCATATCGCACCACATCTGATCGCCGGAGAAAATGTGCTGATTGTCTCTCATCGAAATACACTGCGCGCGCTGGTTAAATACATTGAAAAGATATCAGATAAAGACATCGTCCATGTTGATGTCCCCACCGGCGTTCCCGTCATGTATGATTTTGACCGTAATCTGAATATTATTGTGAAAAAAGAACTCAGTGGAGCACCATCAGTCAGTGAATAA
- a CDS encoding condensation domain-containing protein, with amino-acid sequence MTTLSRQIYPAESADIKHYISGQKKRNDHYLHAVIHLDAHIDEDLLKKAVDVTMDAVPLLGCRFVETPEKAYWIPAGWTASDMVQLVRTDHVKAKVYQHLIIKPDEKKGPQMRLTIVRGEATDALAIVLNHMICDGGGIRDYLYLLCDCYNRLAEKPDEEIKNLPDPARRSIRQVFDQMSASQMNQIKHAELQNYPQTKKDYLPLQGDERTPFIMTHKVSADRFDKIKSFAKSEGATINDALFAAYICALSRNLRTDMIAVDCPVNLRTFLPKDYQPGLCNLTSNIVCAVPSHAGESFEKALSEVKQVMSIQKGNLEPLRVYWELENVYQTLPLHQAKQQFPEIYSIPKNGLTNIGVLDDSKLVFDGVRSVDASISGSIKYAPYFQVAITTFRKEMTFSTNFHGTSEDYMWLDHFVHRIISYLPE; translated from the coding sequence ATGACCACATTAAGCCGACAAATCTATCCTGCTGAAAGTGCGGATATCAAACACTATATTTCAGGACAGAAAAAAAGAAATGATCATTATCTCCATGCCGTCATTCATCTTGACGCGCACATTGATGAGGACCTTCTGAAAAAAGCAGTTGATGTGACAATGGATGCTGTTCCTCTGCTTGGCTGCCGTTTTGTCGAAACCCCCGAAAAGGCTTATTGGATCCCGGCAGGATGGACTGCCAGTGATATGGTTCAACTTGTCCGGACAGATCATGTAAAAGCAAAAGTTTATCAACATCTGATCATCAAACCGGATGAAAAAAAAGGACCACAGATGAGACTGACGATTGTCAGAGGAGAGGCAACAGATGCATTGGCGATTGTTTTGAATCACATGATTTGTGATGGTGGAGGCATTCGGGATTATCTATATTTACTCTGTGATTGTTACAACAGACTTGCCGAAAAACCGGATGAAGAAATAAAAAACCTTCCTGATCCGGCAAGGCGGAGTATCAGGCAGGTATTTGATCAGATGAGTGCATCACAGATGAATCAGATAAAGCATGCAGAACTTCAAAATTATCCTCAAACCAAAAAGGATTATTTGCCACTTCAGGGGGATGAGAGAACACCCTTCATTATGACGCACAAGGTCTCCGCAGACCGTTTCGATAAAATAAAAAGTTTTGCAAAGTCAGAAGGGGCCACTATTAATGACGCGCTTTTTGCCGCATATATCTGTGCACTTTCCCGGAATCTGAGAACAGATATGATCGCGGTGGACTGTCCGGTTAATCTCCGTACTTTTCTGCCAAAGGATTATCAGCCCGGCCTCTGTAATCTAACATCTAATATCGTCTGTGCCGTACCTTCCCACGCCGGTGAATCATTTGAGAAGGCACTGTCTGAGGTTAAGCAGGTGATGTCCATTCAAAAGGGAAACCTTGAACCCCTGAGGGTATACTGGGAGCTTGAGAACGTCTATCAGACACTGCCTCTGCATCAGGCAAAACAACAATTCCCTGAAATTTACAGTATACCTAAAAATGGATTGACCAATATAGGCGTTCTGGATGATTCGAAACTGGTTTTTGATGGTGTGAGATCAGTGGATGCCAGTATATCAGGATCAATCAAATATGCACCTTATTTTCAGGTTGCTATCACGACATTCCGGAAAGAGATGACGTTCAGTACAAATTTCCATGGAACCAGCGAAGATTACATGTGGCTGGATCACTTCGTTCATCGCATCATCAGTTATTTACCTGAATAG
- a CDS encoding ABC transporter ATP-binding protein translates to MAELNVSHYLDVRGIESYYGKIKALNGIDLHIEQGEIVTLIGSNGAGKSTTLKSISGQVRPKEGSILFEGKDITKNEPHKTALLGIAQVPEGRRIFPRLTVRENLQIGAFSVKDKKIVAQRMETVFGYFPRLKERLSQVSGTMSGGEQQMLAMGRALMMKPKLLMLDEPSMGLSPNFVEQIFNIILDMKEVGMTILLVEQNAYQALQIADRGYVIQTGQIVMEGRGKELMVNDMIREAYLA, encoded by the coding sequence ATGGCTGAATTGAACGTTTCACATTATTTGGATGTCAGAGGAATCGAGAGTTATTACGGTAAAATCAAAGCGCTAAACGGGATTGATCTGCATATTGAACAGGGGGAAATTGTCACTCTGATCGGGAGTAACGGTGCCGGTAAATCAACCACATTGAAGTCAATCAGTGGGCAGGTCAGACCAAAGGAAGGATCAATCCTTTTCGAGGGGAAGGACATTACAAAAAATGAACCACACAAAACGGCATTACTGGGGATCGCCCAGGTGCCGGAAGGGCGCAGAATTTTCCCAAGACTTACAGTCAGAGAAAATCTGCAAATCGGTGCTTTTTCAGTCAAAGATAAAAAAATCGTGGCTCAGCGTATGGAAACCGTTTTTGGCTATTTCCCCCGTCTGAAAGAACGACTTTCTCAGGTGAGCGGAACAATGAGCGGCGGCGAGCAGCAAATGCTGGCGATGGGACGTGCACTGATGATGAAGCCAAAACTTCTGATGCTTGATGAGCCGTCAATGGGCCTGTCACCAAATTTCGTTGAGCAGATTTTCAATATCATTCTCGATATGAAGGAAGTAGGGATGACCATCCTGCTGGTCGAACAGAATGCTTATCAGGCGCTGCAGATCGCTGATCGCGGATACGTAATCCAGACCGGACAGATCGTCATGGAAGGCAGAGGTAAAGAACTGATGGTGAATGATATGATCAGAGAAGCCTATCTGGCCTGA
- a CDS encoding ABC transporter ATP-binding protein: protein MNIMEVKDLTKQFGGLTATDHISMNIEKNSITAVIGPNGAGKTTFFNMVTGVYKPTSGDILLDGKSIVGYKPHKVSHYGIARTFQNIRLFDDMTVLENVLVGMHQRLKAHWVGTLLQLPNIRKEEMLAKVKAYKLLEYVGLSDQLNENASNLAYGQQRRLEIARAIASRPKLLLLDEPAAGMNPKETKRLTQLIHDMSKRLDLTIILIEHDMKLVMEISDYIYVLDHGQLIAEGKPDDIRKNDRVIEAYLGTGAVKNG, encoded by the coding sequence ATGAATATCATGGAAGTTAAAGATCTCACCAAACAGTTTGGCGGGCTGACCGCGACAGATCATATTTCGATGAATATCGAAAAAAATTCTATTACAGCCGTCATCGGACCAAATGGTGCAGGAAAAACAACATTTTTCAATATGGTCACAGGCGTGTATAAACCGACAAGTGGTGACATCCTGCTGGATGGAAAATCAATTGTAGGGTATAAACCGCATAAAGTTTCCCATTATGGTATTGCACGAACTTTTCAGAATATCCGGCTTTTTGACGACATGACCGTGCTTGAAAATGTTCTCGTCGGTATGCATCAGCGCCTGAAGGCCCACTGGGTGGGGACGCTCCTCCAGCTTCCAAATATCAGAAAGGAAGAAATGCTGGCAAAGGTAAAAGCCTATAAACTTCTTGAATATGTCGGACTTTCTGATCAGTTAAACGAAAATGCGAGTAACCTAGCCTATGGACAGCAAAGGCGTCTGGAAATCGCCCGTGCCATTGCATCAAGACCGAAATTACTTTTATTGGATGAGCCGGCCGCCGGAATGAACCCCAAAGAAACAAAGAGACTGACTCAACTGATCCATGATATGAGTAAACGTCTCGATTTAACGATCATCCTTATTGAACATGACATGAAACTGGTTATGGAAATATCCGATTATATTTACGTTCTGGATCACGGTCAGTTGATTGCTGAAGGAAAACCAGATGACATTCGGAAAAATGACAGAGTGATTGAGGCATATCTGGGTACGGGAGCGGTGAAAAATGGCTGA